TATAGAGGGGAGGTCAATAGTGCATTTTCCAACCAAAAACAGTTCCGCCCTTAAAAGGGGGTTACTGGGGTTTTTGCAACCAATCCTCCAAAGCCTGACGCAGCTTCTCTGGATTTTCAAACACATGTGCGTCTTCGGTAGCTTCGAGTTTACGGGTTTGTTCAGCTTCTTCTTTACGTACGCGTAGTTTCATTTCTTTGCCATTTGGGAGTTTAGTGTAAATCACATTTTCCTTGTAATCAGTGGGCATAACGTAGAGGGGCACAAACGCTTTTAATCCCATGATTGCGGTGTTAGTGAGTAGGGTGTCGCCGATGCCGTTAACGATTTTAGCCACTGTATTTGAGCTTGCGGGGGCTATGAGGAATATGCCGTAGCGTTGGCTTTGCACCATCGCAGCAAGGAAAGGCGTGTTAGAGTTGACTTCAACCATGTATTTTGGGAAGGTTTCTTTGATGGTTTTTTCGAGGTTGTAGTATTTGAGCATGGTTTCGCCTGCTTTGGACGCGAACACTTCAATCGCTAAACTATCAGCGTATTTGGTTTTGATATCCTTCATTGTCTGCACGACTTCAGCGATTTTGTCTCCGCCACCGCTGATGCCCCATGCAATCTTGCGTTTCTTAACTTTAACTGGGCTTGACATCTGTTTTTTCTCCATACCGTTCAATGAAAACTGTGAATCGTTTAACTGTTTTTTTGAGGCTTCTAAACCCTTCCTCATCCGCCTTAACACTATCCAACGTGTCCTTAGTCCAAAACGTCGCGCCAAGATTCGCGCCAAAAAAGCCGCCGCTAACAGGAATAGCCCCATTTAGGATTAGGAAAGTGTGAATTTGGGTTAACGCCATTTCTTGTCCTCCAGCGCGGTCGCCGCCCAACGCGATGCCCATGCCGATTTTACCAAGGAAAAAGTCCTTGTCCGCTGCAACTGCCGCGCGGCAACGGTCCATGACGATTTTTGTTTGCGCACTGAGCATGCCGTTGTAGGAGGGTGTGGCAAAGATTATGCCGTTAGCCTGCTTCATGAGCTCGATGAGTTCAGCCATGTCGTCTTTGATTGCGCATTGTTTGTTTTTTAGGCAAAAATCGCAGTGTCGGCATGCGGAGAGGTTTTTTCCTCGGACAGTCCAGAATTTGGTTTCGCAGCCTTTTTCATTGAGCATTTTGAGGGCTTCATGCAAGACATGCTCTGTTGCTTGCGCTCGTGGGCTTCCGCAAACTCCTAAAATCATGATGACTCAACAAGAAAGCAATGCCACGGCTAAGCTAAAAAGATTACCTAAACCAAAAAATAAAAATTTAAAAAGAAAAGTTGATAGCGGATTAAAAAACCGCTTATTCGTTTTCGAAGTATTCCTCTGGCTTTGGTGGAATCGGGTTTAGTCCTCTGCGTTCACGAATCTTCTTAACGGTTTCCGCTTGCATCTGAGCAGGAACTGGCGCCCACCTGCTGAACTGTGTAGCCCAGAAAGCTCTGCCTTGTGTGCTGCTGCGGAGTTCATCAGCAATACCGAAAGATTCGGAAACTGGCATTTCAGCTTTAACGGTAATCATGTCTTCTTCGCTGGGCATGTCACTGATTTTGCCGCGGCGCTTGTTAACCAGTGTGATGACGGCGCTGACGAAGTCGCTTGGGACTTTGCATTCAAAGCTAATGAGTGGTTCGAGTAGGATTGGGTCGCTAAGGAGGATTGCGCAGTAGATTGGTCTCCAAGTCATTGGGATTGCTTGTGCTGGACCTCTGTGAACTGGGTCTTCGTGCAGGGTAATGTCTTCGAGGTTAATTTTTAAGCCGTAAGCTGGTTCTTTTGCCATTGGGGAAGTGTGAACTGCTTCTCGGAACCCTGATTTTATGTGGTCAATGATTTCTTCCACGTATTGGCGTCCTTTGATGCGGTTGCAGAGGATGTTGTTTTCTTCTACGGCAACTGCACCTTTGGCATCGTCTGGGTCCCATCCGAGGCTACGCAGGACCTTTGTGCGCACATCTTTGTTTTGCATGTCAGTGATTTTTTCTGCTTTGATTGCGTCAATGACTTCTTGTGATATTTTCTCGATGGTTATCCAGAGTTTGTTGTGTTTGTTGGGGCTTTTACCCATGATTGCTGGACCCTTGTAGTCGTGGCTGATGGTTTCGCGGAAGATGACGATTGGCTTGCTGAGTTTGACTTTTAAGCCTGCCTCTTGCAGTCGGTACGCGGTGATTTCAAGGTGAAGCTCACCCATACCTGATAGTAGGAACTCGCCAGATTCTTTGTTCATGGTGAAGTGAAGGTTAGGGTCTTCGGTTGTGATTTTGTGCATGACCTTGTCAAAGAGTGGTAGGTCTTTAACATCTTCAGGTTCAACAGCGACGGTTACGACTGGGTCAGAAACGTACTGTAAACCTTCAAAGGAGTGAATCTCAATTCCGGCTTCACCAATAGTTTCACCTACACGCAATGCAGGTAAACCTGAAATGGCGCCAATGTTTCCTGCTGGAACACGGTCAACAAACACACGGTCAGTTGCCATGCTCATGAAGACTTGCTGGATAGTGCCTTTTTGATTGGCGCTGACAAGTTGGACTTCTTTGCCTTTAGTGACTGAACCGCTAAAGATACGCCCGATGGCAACAGTGCCGCTGTGTGGGTCAACTTCAATGGTGGATATGCACATGAGTAAGGGTGCTTTGGGGTCAACTTTTGCCATGCCCTGTCCTACTGCACTGTCGAGTTCACCTGGCCAAATTTGTGGCTGACGATAGGGTTGTGCTTGTAGTGGACTGGGTAGGTGGTAGCAAAACATGTCAAGGATTGGTTCTGGCAAGGGTGCTTTCTTGCTGAGTTCATCAACTTTTTTACCAACATCTGTTGGGTCACCAGTGTATGCATCAATAATGTCTTGGAAGCTGATTTTCTTGAGCTTCATGTGGTCAAGGTTTAAGCCCCATTTGTGAAGGGCAGAACCAAAAGCCACACGGCTGTCTTCAATTTTAACTTGCCAGTCCTTTTTGTGCTCTGGAGGAGCATATTTCTCAATTAATGTGTTAACGCGGAGGAGAATCTTTGCGAATTTCTTTTGAATCTCCTGAGGTGTTAGTTTGATTTCTTTGATTAATCTGTCCACTTTGTTAATGAACAAGAGTGGTTTGACACGTTCACGTAGAGCCTGCATGAGGACGGTTTCTGTTTGGGTCATGGGTCCTTCAACTGCATCAACCACGACGAGTGCACCGTCGACGGCTCTTAGGCTTCTTGTGACTGCACCTGAAAAGTCAATGTGACCAGGTGTGTCGATGAGGTTAATGAGGTAATCTTTATTATTGTATGTGTGGACAAGGCTGACGTTTGAGGCGAAAACGGTCATTTGACGTTTCTGTTCAAGGTCCCAGCTGTCAAGGAATAGTTTTTGTCCTGCGGTTTGGGTGCTGATGATACCTGCGTGTGCAAGAAGGCTGTCTGATAGGGTGGTTTTTCCGTGGTCTACGTGGGCGATGATGCTGGTGTTTCGGATGATAGTGGGGTTGTCCATTAGTTTTACAATTTCATCTGTTTGTCTATAACGTGCCATTATGCAATCTTCCTTTTGATTATATTTGTTACTTGAAATGCTTGTTTTTTAATTAATTGTAGCATTTTTATTTCGCTCATGAATTGATAAGCTACAGGGAAATTGAGTTTGTAGCCTATTAACCTTATGGCAAAAAATTTTAAAACAAAAGGAGCTTTTTTGCAGGTGTAGCTAGACAAGTTAACCCTAATTTTTGAGTTTTTTGTCAAAAATAAAACAAAACTTGAAAAAAGAACAGTCATAGAAGAACAGTTTGGTTTTAGAACCTTATGACGATAGTTGAGTCAGGATTGAATTTTTGGTTAAGCCACCGTTTAATGTCAGGTTTTTTGCGCCAAGCCGATTCTAAAAGCCAGCAGCCACTCGCGTCAATGATAACTTGGTCAGGCTGGTTTTTAAGAATTATATACACATCACCTATAACATGCGATTTCGCAATTACACGCTCAACAAGTTCTGTTGAAATAGTGTCATCATCTAGTGGACGGATTAACTGTTTTTGTAGGCTGGTAAAATCGTCAATAGCTATAATTACAAAATTATTTTTCTGAACCTGCGCCCGCTCAATCTGCTCCTTGCTTAAATGAATCTTAGAAGCCACAACTGACTTAGCCAGCAACGAATACGCAAACATTTTCATTTCGCCATAATCGGTTACTTCTAAAATCGGCTGCTTCTTGGCATAAACAGGTTCAGGCGCAAACCTCAAAGAGGAATCCCTGATGATTTTTTTGACAATCAAAGAGAGGTTTCTGCCAACCACGTTATGCTCGTCAACTTCTTCTTCATTAATCAGATTCCTAACTTGGATTTGAGAATCAACTGTGATGTTTGGCACTGGATAAGAAACATACGCGGGTTCAGGCTCCACTTCTGGCTCAAGTTTTAACTCAACCAAGTCGCCATCAGTTACCCGCTGCTCCTGTTTTGTTTCTATTTTCGGCTCAGGTGACACCTCTGGGTTAAAGCTCACATGCATTACTGAAACGGGCACCGCTGGTTTTTCTTCAGGCTCTGCTGGAGTGGGCTCTTTCTCAACTTCAATGGGTTCTGGAGCGCTCAACTGTATCGTGGGAACCTGCTCAGGTAAGTCTTGTTTAACCACAACTGTTGGAGCGGTCTTTTCTTCAGCTTTTTCTTCTGGGATACTGAGCTGTATTTTTGGGGCAGGCGCAACAGGTTCAACTTGTCTCTCTTCAACCATGATTGGGGCGGGTGACTCCTCAACTTTGGGCTCCAAAAGGGGTTGTTCAGTATCCAGCGCAGGTGCGGGTTCGGGTGTCTCCGCTACGGCGACGAAGGGTTCTTGAATTTCAATGTTCTCGCTTTGACCGCCATCCAATTGTAAACTCACGGGCGCAACTGGTTCCTCGTTAACTTCTAAAGTTTTCGGCTCTACCTCTTCAACTTCCAAGGCAGATTCTTGAGCAAAATTAAGTTCTGCTTGGGGTTCAGGCGCTGATGCATCAGGGATTTCCAAAGGTTCCTCTTTAACCTCAACCAGTTCGCGGGTTACATCAGTTTTTTCAGGGACAATTACACCTCGCTCAACAGTTAACGGCAAAGGCAAAGTTGGAGTTGTTGCGGGCGTGATTGGTTTAATTTCAACAGACACCGCCAAAGGCGCTGGAACAGGAACTGGAGCGGGAACCTCAACAATTTTCTCCACAACCTTTTCAACCTCCACCACCTTTTCCACGATTTTCTCTACTTCAACAGGAACTTCAACAATTTTTTCCACTTCAACGATTTTAGGAACCTCAACCACTTTTTCGACGATAACAGGTGGTGGCGGGGGGTCATTGCGTTTGGCAACTAACTGTTTAACCTCGCCTGTTTCAACTTCACCTGCTAATCCCACCAAGTCCGATGCGTAATCGCGCAGTTCAAGCTCGCTTTTGCCGCAACGCAGACTGTGCATTTTTATGGTTAAGTCAAGGCGGTCAAAGCCGAAATGAGGCAGCAGGTTCATTGCTAAATCGCGGTTCTCGGTTAGCATATTGTTGAATTGTTCTGTGCCGATTAATCCTTCAATGTTACCTCTGCTTGCAACCACCAAAAGGTTCCTTTCCGTGTCTTGGCTTGTTTTGATTGGAACCCACACGTCCGTTTTCAGATTCGCCAACCAAACAACAGGTAATACTTCATGAGACTGCCCGCACGAACAAGTAACCAAAACACTCCGCTCTAAACTTGCATTCTCAGCAACATAGCTTGTGAAAAAATCAAAAAGCAGTCCTGCAGCTTCCTTGTCGCGGGAGATTTTTGCGGTTACCTCATTCCAGAGTGGCAACACGGTTACTGTTTGGTCTGGGGGGCAAAGGATTGTGTGTTCGCCATCGGAGATTATTTGGTTGCCAAACAGGATTGCCCGAAGCTTCTCTGGTGACAATGTTACTTCTTGACATTTTTGGGGAACCTCAAAAATAAACGCTTCAAACCCACGCATAACATCAATGAGTTGGGTTTTCTTTGGTTCCTCAACATCTAAGTAGACGCTGTTAAGGATTTTGTTTTCAGGATAAATTGCCTCAAACTTTTCATTCACCGCGTTTGGCATCAGCAAGCTTTCAATGTGCAAATCCTCAATGCGGGTCACGTCAAGGCTTTTTGTGACAACTGGGAAACCTGCCGACAGTCTACCATTTAGGATGCACCAGTGGAAAAGTTCAACCCAGCCAACAATCCGTTCCTCAGTTAAACTGGAAACCTGCGCGGGCAATGCAAGCGTTTCAGCAGAGAATAGTTGCTCTAAGAGCGTGTCAACTGTGAGGGTTTCTTTGATGTAGTCTTGAATTATTTTGAAGCCAGCAAAATTCTCGTGTACCAGTCCGCTGCGGATGGATTTGCCGATTTTAGCGTAAATGTCTTTGAGGTCAGAGGGTATGGGGTTTTGGGGGTCTTCAAGTACAAGTTGGAATTCGGCGCCTGTGCTTGCCATTTGCCTTTTTAAGGGTCCAACGATGTCTGTTTGGCTGGGCAGAAGGTACTTGGCAAAATCCACAGGAATCAGCTGCGCAGCATAAAACGTGTCGATTAACCCAAAATAGTGCAAAAGCAACGTTTGTGAATCTGTTTGGAATTCGTGGGTTAACTCATCAAATGTGTGCAGGCTATTTTCATAAAATAGAACTTGAACGATTTCGTTTCGTAAATCCACAAAAGAGTAAACAGAAACCGCCTCAGGAAAAACCCGTTGCACCTGAGATGCAGCAGAAACCCAATTGACAAACTCAGCTTTTTCAGGTACAGCTTTGCCCATTTCAACCAAAAAAGCACAGAACGCATCAAAACTTGAATCGTCCATGTCTTTGTCGTCAAGTTGTCGGCTGGGGAAAGTTGTGGTGTTGATTGTTTTCATGCCAGCATTTGTTTTGATAAGTGGGAGGCTGGAGATGATTTTTTGTACGGTGGGGTACTGGAGGTTGTTGATGTGGCTGACGATTGGGTTTTGGTAAAGATAACTTTGAGTTTGCGCTGATGGATATGGAATGATGCGGTATAGTCGGGTTAACTCGCGGCTTTCTCTGAACTGAAAGAGACGCTCAAGCAACGTGACGTATAACTCAAAACCGCTGCTTAAAAGCTCAAAGTTTTTTTGTGTATTCTCTAAGGAATCCCCATATGAATTGGCTTCAAATGCTGGACTGCTTATGCAGAAGGGCAAACTTGCAAGTTCAGATACGCCAGTAAGGGGCATGCTTGCAAAGAGTGGTTGAGCTTTTGATGTTTCGCTTACTCCTTCGTCGTCACAGAGTAAGCCCACTTGGATTTGGGGTTTATCATCTGATTTTATCAGGTAAATACGGGAATCATTCAGGGTAACTTTGCTTATGCCATTAGCTGTTTCAACCTTCTTTTTAACATAGGTTTGTGCGCCTACACTAATTTCCTCAATCGGGTTAAACGCCAACAGAAACTGTGCATTCTCAATAATCTGTGGAATACCTTCCGCGACGGCTTTGGCACCTAAATTATCCATCACCAGATATGCGTATTCAGTCCAGTATTCTTGACCCTGAGAAACCGCTTGTATATTGTCAAGCTGACTAAAGCAGGTTTGTATGGAGTTGGAGATTTCTTCGACGGTTTCGCCTGTTCGGTCAAGGTAGAACTGGAAAAAATAAACGCCCATGCCTTCCCGCAGAAAACCTCGCACCTTAGCTTTACGGCTAACCAGATGTGTCGCCAAAAAGTCCTTGCCGAATCCTTCTAAACTTTCAGAACGGGCATCATGAGAGGATACTTTGGTGCCATAAATGAGACCTTCCAGATTGTCAAAGGTGAAGTAGCCTGCATTGTGCCTAAACACGAAAACTTTGCCGTCATACTCAATCTCGATTTTAAGACCCTGCTTGCCCCTTGCCTTAGCAACATCTCCCGCGTTTTGCATCAAACAAAAAATCCACTGTTTAAACGATACTGGTCCGTTACCGTCTCGGATTTTTTCGATTGATGCCAAGATGTCTTGGGCTGCACGCCTCGCTACGAGTTCAACTGCTGAATCTTTGGCTTTCTCCCCTAAACGCACCTTTTCGCCCCCTCACCGTAACTAACGCTTGCTCGGTTAATGCATATTTAAATTAACCTTAAATAGATTGGGATAAAATCAAAAAAGAATAGCCTTTTAACTAGCAGGTATGCTGGAAAGGTCAGATTTTTGTTATCTTCCGTATCAAACTTCAAAATTTAATTTGGTGCCTGCTGGGAAATCGTGGACTTTTTCTTGTCCAAATTTTTCCTTTAACTGACTGATTACTTTGTTGCCGGTGCAATGGCACAAATATAATTCAGGCAGCCCATAAAGGTCTTTTAGGGTTTGTGCAACATGCTCCACATCTTGCAGTGAATATTCTGCCATGTGGGTACCGCCGATTATGGCGGATATGTTTCTTTTGAACAGTGTCGTGGCTTTTTTGCATACGTTTAGAATTCCAGCGTGACAGCAACCCATAATCAAAACCAACCCATCCTTTGCATTCAGCACCAAGGATAAATCATCAACCACAGCGTCCCAGCAGTATGCTCCATCCACTTTATGCAACACCCCAGTAGCAACCCCCTGCTTTTCTAATCGTTCGCTGAGTGGGATTTCCCCTGTTGTGTAGAGGTTAGGCAAGACTTCCATTGGTTTGGCGCTTAATTGAAGTTGCATTTTTGCGGCTAAATCATTGGGGATTGGGGGTAGTCCTGCGGGGAATTGGGTGTTGTTCATTGTGGCTGCTTTTTCTTCAAGGATGTTGGGGTGCGCGATGATGGGGATTGGAGTGGCTCTTGCTTTAAGGAAGGCAGGTAATCCGCCTGTGTGGTCACTGTGCGCGTGTGAAAACACGATTTTGCTGATGTCCTCGGCGTTTAGGTTGAGTACTTGCAGGTTGTGCGGTAAGCATTCGCCTTTGCAGCCTAAATCCATCAAAACCGCCTCGCCGCCCAAGGCTATGTAAACAGATAAGCCCCAACCAGTCTTAAGTCCACTGTTTGGCAGGGCTTTGTCACTGAAAACGTTTAGGATATGAGCTTTCATCCAATCACACGGTTACTTCAACGGTTTGGATGGCTATAAAAATTTGTTATTGGTGAATAAAAAATTGAGAAGAATAGGGGCAGGTTATTCTTCGATTGCTTTTTTTATTGTGTCGACCTCTTTTGTGAGTGAGTCTATTTTTTGGTTTATTTCTTTCATTCCGTTTGAAAAGGTTGTTTCAAACGATTTTTCCTTTTCAGAAAGACCTGCATTCATGGGTAATCCAAAGGTTACAATCAAAGCAACTAAGATGAGCAAACCAATCGGCATGAATACCCCGAAAAATATGTCGCCTCCAAGGTACCCCCCGCCTAGCGCTACCCAAAGATATACTGAAGCGATTACAGCCACAGATATCCAGCAGCTTACAACTACAAGCACTCTATCGTTTATCGCTACCACCTCCTTGTTTTCTGAGAATTTCAGGCGAAACATGGATATCAAAATCGCCCAGAGTATAGTATCTTAGAGCTTTTGCTTCACCTTCAACTAGAACGACACGGCTTTTTACGATTCCACCGCGTTCAAGTTTTTTGAGATGTATCTTGGCTAAAGCCCGGTTTATTTTTAAACTGTTAGCTATCTGGTTCAGGTACATGTCCTCTCCTTGATTGGCCAGTAAAGTTGCTATGTTTAGCCTGATGGGATGGGCCAAAGCCTTCAACTTCTCTGCCATGTTTTCCACTAACATTTAAACAACAGATTACATGTAACAAAAATATTACATTTAAATTTTCTTGTCAACAATAATCCCCGTTAAACCAAAAAACAATTCCCCACAAGATTTTTGAAACAATGTTGGTAGCCCGGAAGAGACTCGAACTCTTGTCAAGGGCTCCAGAGGCCCCTATGCTTGGCCACTACACCACCGGGCTGCAACTCTTAGAAATTGCGCCTTCTCCATATTAACCTTAACGTTTCACACAACCAAAACTACAGAACATAGACATTGGAGACTCTGATTTTGGCTTACGTTCTAAGCCTTCCAAGTATTCTACCGTCAACATTTCTATTTGGTTCCTATTAGAAATTCTATGCAGTTTCTATAGAGGGGTAGATGTGGCTGCAGTTCTATTAGGCTCCTAATAGCCAACCTATGCAGAAAAGATAGAGAGAGGTCACTAATGGAAGCAACAGTGTTTTTGCTGATGTTCTTTTATACTTTTATAAGTACCAGTTGTCCTTTGTTGGAAACGTGAAGTGAACGTTATGCCTTATGACGCCGAAGAGATGGAAAAATTCAGGTTATCTGGCAGGATTTTGCGGGAAACACGCGAAGAGATGCGCAGTTTTGTCAAAGAAAACATGCCAATTATTGAGGTTTGCGAAAAAGTAGAACAAACCATACGTGACAAAGGCGGCAAACCAGCCTTCCCATGCAACGTAAGCATAGACGAAATCGCAGCGCACTACACTTCCCCACCAGACGACACCTCAACCATTCCAGAAGGCACAACCGTAAAAGTTGACCTCGGCGTACAAATTGACGGCTACGTAACCGACACTGCATTTACCGTAGCATTCAACACCGAAGGCAAAAGCATGACCACCGCCGCGGAGCTTGCCCTAAAAACAGCAATTGAAAACATTCATGGTGACATGCAAGTGGGCAAAATCGGACAAATCATCGAAACCACCATAAAAAACCGCGGATACAAACCCATCTCAAACCTGACTGGGCACTCTGTTGGCAGATACCTGATTCATGCGGGAACAAGCATCCCAAATGTTGCAGCCACTACGCCAATTAAGGTGAAAACGGGGGAGGTTTATGCACTTGAACCCTTCGTCACCCAGCCAGATGCAGAAGCATACGTGGAAGATGGCAACATAACAACAATTTTTAGGCTGCTAAAAACTAAGGCACCAAAAAATCCCTATTCCAAAAAACTCCTAAAACATATCGAAGTAAACTTTCACACGTTACCCTTCGCTGAGCGGTGGTTGATAGGCGTGGTTCCAGCGCAGCATCACGCGGCTGCGTTTAAGGAGTTGCTATCATCAAAATCAATTATGGGGTACCGAATTCTTGTTGAGGCAAGTACAAGACCTGTTGCTCAAGCAGAGCATACCTTGCTGATTAAAGAAGATGGGTGTGAAGTTTTAACCTAGATATTGTAGGTTTTTTCTTTCTCTTTGACTTCTTTGTAGATTGCGGTTATCATTTCTTTGTTACCGCATTTTGGGCAAGCAACGCCTTCTTTGAACACATAGTCTCCACGTTGGTATTCGCGGACTGTTTTGCCGCATCTTCCACAATCAATGGTAGTCATGACTTTTGGAGTTTCGATTTTCATACTAATCGTCCTCTTTGATTGAAACAGGAAATACATAGATAAAGCCATCGCAACAAAACCCGTAAAACCCAAGAAAGCACCAACAGTAACATCACCGGTAAAAAACGCATTAAGCGACAAAGTAAGAGCAACAAAAGAAAGAGACAAAATAATCAAACAAATCAAAAGGAGATAGGTGGCGATTTTGTTGGCTACAGCAGTTTGGTTGTTGCTACGGTTGCTCATCGCTAAGGCTCCTATTGTCCAACGCCGATGGAGTTGCCCACACCGACGATTAGGACTTTGTCGCCTTCTTTGGTTCGTTCTTTGATGACTGCTTTGACACGTTCAATGGCTACGTCGACTGCATCGTTGATTTCTTTGCGCATTGGTGAAACTGCGTCGCCTACGTCTTCTTTGATTATGACGGCGTATAGTGGGAGCTTGTATTTGGTGACTTTCTCTTCAATCTTAAAGGCGTCAACGCCTGGTCCACCGATTGCTGCACCGATGCCTTCTGAGACTTCTCCGACTGCTTCACCTTCCAGTTTCAAACCAGCATCAATCATGATGACCATGCCGATTTTGCCCTCGTTTTCTTCGATGACGGTTTCGATTGCTTCGCCTGGTTTGCCTACGTTTCCGCCTGGACCTTCAGCTTTGAGGACTAATGCGGTGCGTCCTTCCAGTGGAACAGATGCGACTACGCAGTCTTTGGGTACCTTGCGGACTTCGTTACCGCGCATCAGTTTAGCGGCAATTAAGGGTCCAACGCTGTCTCCGATTGGTTGTCCATACGCGAAGGCTTTTAGCGCGCTTGAGTATGCTTCGGCTTCTTTCATAACCATTGGCAAGATCATTTGTAGCTGCATGATTACGTAGAGGCTTAGGGTCTTTTTGCCTTGGATGTAGTAGTGGCGTACGACTTTGAAGATGAAGTTAAGTGCCATGGCTGCTTCCAGCGTGTTTTCTAGGTTGTTGATTTGAACTTCATCGCTGGCTGGAGCCATCAGTCTGACTTCTTCTTTTAAGCGTTCATCTCGGATGTCAAGGATATGGTCTAGCTTGTAGACTATGCCTTGTGGGTCCATGCTTTGTGGACTGATTGTGAAGTATTCTAGGTAACGGTCAACACGTGCGGACGGGTCAATTGTTGGCTTGCCAATTTCTTTTATGGCTTCAATGGCGGTTTTGCGTCCTTCTTCTTTTATGATTTTAAGTTTTTTGAGGCTGTTTTCTACTTCCCGCACCATGATGTACATTTGGATGCGTTGTCCGTAGAATATGAAAATAATAAAGACACCGTAGAATGCCCAGCTTACTATCTGTGAAAGTAAATCTCCGCCATTTGATGGAAAGAACTGATTAGTGTAAATTGGTTGTGCCAACATGTTCATTTCTTCCTGTTTGTTCCAAAAACAACATCACAAATTTATAAAGCTATTCCAAATTGCTCGAGATTTCAAGGTTAAATTATTGTTAAAATGTTGCCAGCTTTCCCAAGTTCACGTGGCCTAAGACCACACTACCGTTGGGAACGGAACACGGTTTAACTTCTGAGTTCGGTATGGGATCAGGTGGAACCCGCGCCCTCTGGCCGGCAAACAAAATCCTAATGATAGGCTTTCCTTTATTAACCTTTAGTTTTTCAGAAGCCATTTTACGTGGAAAAACCCCACTTCCGCAAAGATACAAAAATGGCAACGATGGAAGGCTTGCTGAATTTTCAAACCTGAGCAATAATTAAGCGTTTGTTTTTGGACTAAAATTTTGTTTAGGGACCTACCCCTCTATAGTTTCTGCAATGAATTTCTAATAGGAACCAAATAGACGGAAATATGAAAGCAAATGTGGCGGGTAAATGGTGGGGCCGACCGGATTTGAACCGATGACCTACGGGTATCTTCACCCAGCTCCAGAATTATATCATTCCCCCAAATTGGGAGTCATATTACCCGAAGCTATTTCTGGAGCCCGTCGTCTTAACCGTGCTGGACTACGACCCCACCCTAAACCCCAAAAATAAACAAACCAATATTAAAAGACTATGGAGACCACAACAAAGCACGCACCATGCCACACGCAGGGTAAAAAGATGCAGGCAGACACAACCCCATGTAAGAAACACCGAACCAGCAGCACAGCAGCTTTATAGCGTCTTACGATATACATATACGGCGCGATTCAAGATGACAAACCAACAACACACCCAAACACTAAACAAATTAGAAGAACTAACAAGCAAAGCAGACCCCAAAATCCTAAACCTATTTCCAAGCCTCAACTCAAACACCCCAAAAAGCCACAACGAAAAAGTCAAAGTTCTTTGGCGTTTGGCATTTTTGAAAACAATAGGCAAAAAAGGGAAAGCAACTTCAGCAGATTTACGCACAGAGCTAAAACCCTCGCGTCCAAGAACAAGCAGAACCCTGACAGAACTATCAGCCCTGTCACTCATTAAAGCAGAAACAGACGAAAAAACATGCACATACACGCTTACAACCTCTGGGTTTGTTGCTTTAGTTGCCTTTGGAGAGTTTCAAGATTGGACAAAAATCAAA
The Candidatus Bathyarchaeota archaeon genome window above contains:
- a CDS encoding DUF1512 domain-containing protein — encoded protein: MLAQPIYTNQFFPSNGGDLLSQIVSWAFYGVFIIFIFYGQRIQMYIMVREVENSLKKLKIIKEEGRKTAIEAIKEIGKPTIDPSARVDRYLEYFTISPQSMDPQGIVYKLDHILDIRDERLKEEVRLMAPASDEVQINNLENTLEAAMALNFIFKVVRHYYIQGKKTLSLYVIMQLQMILPMVMKEAEAYSSALKAFAYGQPIGDSVGPLIAAKLMRGNEVRKVPKDCVVASVPLEGRTALVLKAEGPGGNVGKPGEAIETVIEENEGKIGMVIMIDAGLKLEGEAVGEVSEGIGAAIGGPGVDAFKIEEKVTKYKLPLYAVIIKEDVGDAVSPMRKEINDAVDVAIERVKAVIKERTKEGDKVLIVGVGNSIGVGQ
- a CDS encoding hydrogenase maturation nickel metallochaperone HypA, translating into MSNRSNNQTAVANKIATYLLLICLIILSLSFVALTLSLNAFFTGDVTVGAFLGFTGFVAMALSMYFLFQSKRTISMKIETPKVMTTIDCGRCGKTVREYQRGDYVFKEGVACPKCGNKEMITAIYKEVKEKEKTYNI